CACAGGGGGTTCCTGCCCAGTTCCTTGCTGTGTCTGTCCCAGTCCCTTCTCTAAACCATCTCATcaccaaatcacagaatcccaggataTCTTGGGCTGGAACccccccaccatgggcagggacaccttcctctatcccaggctgctccaaaccacatccagcctggccttggaaaTTTCCAGGggtgaggcagccacagcttctctgggaaaaccTTCTTCAGAGACTCACCACCttcccagggaagaattccttcccaaatcccatctctccctgccctATGGCAGTGGGAAgtcattccctgtgtcctgtccctccatcctttgtccaaagtccctctccagctctcctggagcccctttaggcactggaagtTCTCCCCAGAGCTTACCCTTATTCAGGCTgagcaaccccagctctctctgcctctcttATGGGAGAGGTGCTCCATGCCATCCTGCCTGTGAACTTCCAGATACATCCACAGAGAGGATTTATCTCCAGGTAAATCCAGATGAGAATCACTCAGTGGTCAATCCTGGACTCCTTCAGAGCAGAAACTGGGAGAAGAAATAATCCCTGGAGCCTCTGGGTTTAGACATTGGGTCTCAGACACTTGGGAAAGCCAACTCTTTCCTCTGGGAAAAAACTCCTCAATTACACACTCAAGGAAGTGACAGCATTGCCACAGGACCAACATGTCAAACTAAAGCTGGACAGCCTCCATTTATGCTTCCCTATCTTATTTTTGGTgacaaatccccaaaattcccatccctgggaatgttcaaggctgggttggatggggatctgagcagcctggtctagtggaaggtgtctctgcccatggcagggcagtggAACGAGAGGATCTtcaagatcccttccaaccccaaccattccatgatttcatCAATGTGTTTGACCTCTCCAGAAGCTGGAAGAGGCTGTTTCACCCAACATCCCTGAGGGCTCCAATGGATCTGGTGCCACCATGCCTTGGCCACTTAAATTCCAAGTCTCCAGAAAATTGGAGCCAAATTGTTTGTTGGGAGTGGCCTCTGGATGTGGACATGCCCAGGAATTGTTTCACAAAGTGGGTATGAAGGTGTCAGGGACATCCCTGCAGTGCAAGGAGAGGATTCCCTGGAATGGAGAATGGTCACCCATGCAGAGAACAGCCTGACCCCTTTTCAGAGATATGACTCAGGAGGTTTGGAAAAGCCAGAATAAATCACTCCACTTGTCCCATATCCTTCCTTCACTGATAAGCAGACTGGATTCCTATGAACAACAAGGTGGCTCATTCTTGATTTCCTCTGGGGAAAccccttcccatctccctccAATTAGCAGCTTCCTTACAATTAGCCTTGCATCCTGAGGATTTACATACTTCTCTCTTTCACAACAGCAGGTGCTGTCATTATCTCCTGACCTCCCTTTGACTTCACCCCAAATGGGGGTTTTGACCCTTGTCCCATGGCTGTGGATCCTCCAGGGGAACCATCCCCACCAGGGAAATTATTCCCTGTTATTTCAGCCTGTGGATCTTCACATCCTTGGCAATTCCAGTAGTTTTAAGGTGGAAGAGAGGAATTTGGGGCTCTTGGCCAGCCTCCCTTCCCTTTTATTCCTGTCCTGACTTCACAGCTCCTTAAATCCTGTTCTCCCACCCAGGGCTCTCCCAGATTCACTCTCCatgttttcttcctgtatttTTACCAGATCTCTTCATGTGGGTGTAGCTTGGAAAACCCAGCTGAGAGTTTCTCTCAGGCCTCCTTGTACAGtgctttttctgctgcctttgccaAAGATCTCCCAATGCACGGTGGGAATATCCAAGATTACATCCATAAAATAAAACGGCTGGAAAAGGCAGGACATAACTTTGAATCTGTAGCTGTAGAGAGGGGCTATAACTGTATATGAGAGATGTTAAAGTTACAGAGTCTGCCTTGCATTTAGACGCCTCATGGGTGTTGTTGAATCTCAAACATTGACCTTGGAACACTGATCCAGCCAGCCCAGATCCCTCTGgagagccttcctgccctccagcagatcaacatcCCACCCCTGGATGACCAAAATTCATCCATGAACTTCCCAAGGGTGGTCTTGATCtcctcatccagatcatcaatgAATTTATTGGACTGATCCCAGGGGGTCACCACAGGTGACCTGCCaccagctggatgtggcaccaTTCCCCaccaccctgtgcctgggatCCAGCCAGTTTTTCACCCAGCTAAGAGTTCACATTCCCAAGCCAATTTTTTCCAGGAGAACATCATGGGAAGCAGCATCAAAGGTGAACTCCAGGCAGACACATCTGCAGCCTCATCCTCTGGGGAGGTTACCTGGTGATAAAATGGACTTCAGGGCTCAGCCATGACCTGGGCTGGACATAAAacacccaccagcagctctgctgtgggcagaaaTAGGTGATAAACACGTGACACACTCACAGGTGGTGGAGAAACAACTTTATTTTAGGTGCTTTGCAGTTAACATGAGCACACATTTCCTCATCTGGCCGCACTCGAGCTTTGCAATACGATTAAAGCAGAAACCATCATATGGCAAAGAGCTGCCATCAGTGCACACACCCCACTGCTCCTGGGTGCTATTCCTGTCACTAGAGGGGTGTTCCTGTGGTCATGGGAGGCACCTTGGCTCCTCAGAATTTGCTGCTGAGGAGGGTCCAGAGCACTCCGGCCGCCGCCCCTGCGGCCAGCCCGTAGCTGGAGCTCACTGACCCTGCAGCATTGGTGTTGCAcaggtcactgctgcagcaggagatgttCCTGTTGCCCACCTTGAAGTCCTGGTAGTCTTCTCTACACAAGGAGTCACACCCCTTGCTGATGATGCTGAAGAGCCCCACGACCCCTGGGAGGAAAGCAGGAGCGTTATTGCAGGGATTTGGTACGAGCCAAGGCTCGTGGGGTGAGTGATGGGATGCTGTTCTTGTCTGAGCTCGTTCCCTGGGGTGAAAAtgggaatcacagattggtttgggttggaagggacattcaAAATCATCtcgtgggcagggacaccttccaccaagccacatccaacctggccttgggcaaTTCTAAGCAtggggcagccagagcttctctgggcctcaccaccctcaaagAGAGGAATTTCCCCTTAAAATCCCTTCTCACCTGCCCTCTCTCGTGTGAAGCCCAATCCCAAACACCTTTGTTGCACAGAGCCTTTCAACACCTGGAAATTATGGAAACACAGCTATTCCCATTTCAGATGGCACAGTCAtggtttgatttgtttctgAGAGGCACAGCCCAGTTTTTGGGCAGTTTTTGGCAACATCTGTTTTTTGATTTTGATCAGATTTTGatcaaaagcagattttgacCTCCAGGAGATTTGATCCATTGTCCTCCAGGAGAATCCATTCTGGGCAACAAATCTTTGCCATGTGCAATAAATTACAAAGAGCTCCACAACATCCTGGCTCTCCTCTGTGTGGATGTGATGGATCTGCACATTCCCAACCAGGATAATTCCTACTGGAGGTACCACATCCACTGCCTGACAGAGAGGAGCTTAAATGTGGCAGTGATGGGTTTTGTGCCCCAGGTCtaagagcagctcagctgttgGCACAGATCTGGACAGGGCAAACCAGATCTAGAACAGAAGGATAAAATCCTATTTTTCAAGTTTCCCCACAGACACAGAGATGAAATTTGGTCATTTCACCTCAAATCAGTGCCTCCTAAATTCCCAACCAGGTTGGACCAGGCTCAGGTTCTCCCATTTCAATTCATGTTTGcaaatattgcaaaaaaaattaaccatCACCCTTGcaagcaaataaattttttgttgctgtgaaagaaaaataaactgaattttgtGCAGGTGAAGAACATTTGCACACTGAGGTGTATCCAGGCTGGGTGAGCCTGGAGGGGACAGCTGAGGATGGGGAGATGTTTGTCCCAAAATCCCAAGTGAGAcatttcccagcccagctttTCCTTACGGATCACTTCTGTCTTGCACATATCCTTCTCTCCACACTCCTCCTTCCTCATGCAGTTGGAGTTGCTGAGCTGGGTGGTGCAGTTGTAGCACTGCAAAGATGAACCTGCAGGAGACAAATCAGGGAATaatgggatggtttgggttggaagggactttaaaatCATCGAGTTCCacccctctgctgtgggaagggacaACTTCCACTTGACCAGcttgctccaaaccccatccaacctggccttgggactttccagggatggggaaaccacagcttccctgggcagcctcatcaaatttttttccactttcattataaaaaaaaaaaaaaaaaatcttaattataGTTAACCTAAATCCATCctcttttagttttaaaaaactACCCTTTATGCTATCCCAACAGGACCTCCTAAAAAttcatccccagctctcctggagcctctTTAGGCACTgaaaggggctctgagctctccccagggttttcttttctccagggtAAACATCCCCAAGAAAtcccagcccttggagcatgGAGACCTCCATGGTCTCtcctggacctgctccagcagctccacagaaccagacccagccctgcaggtggggaaTAATTCTACACCTCTCATGTATCTTCAATTTATCCAAAACTCTACAGAGAATTCAACCAAGTGCTTGCACTGGGAAACAGAACCAATCCTGGGGATTCTCCTGGGTATCTCCTctgctttggggaaaaaaaaaactttttttttttaaattttttttaattttgtggatAATAAATCTGGTTGAGGTGGGAGTCAGGTTTGGCAGGTGCTGAAAAGATTTTGGGTGTAGTCAGTGCAGTGAGGGAACAAAACAAAGGCAGATAGAGAGCTGGGCTTGAAGAGgacatggaatggtttgggttggaaggatcATTTCATCAGGGACACTTCCCTCCagaccaggtttctccaagcccctTTGACCTGGTTTTGAGTGAGGGATGAATCAGGAATTTGCCAAGACCCTTCCAGCCCCTTGTCTCAGTTCTTAACTTTTGACTTGCCCTGTGCAtgcagcaaaggcaggaaaaacCTGGCAGCTCCCAagtgtcccagccctggtgaAAAATTGTCCCTGGAGGAGTGAGATTGTGCTGTAATTATCTAATTATCTGTTCCTGTCACCTACTTGTGCCTCAGGGTGTCACTGGAGCCTTGCAAGTGTCagtttatatatgtatatatatttttccttgaGCCCCATGACCACAAAACTTGCATCACAAATCCCCCAACTCAATATCCTGATGCCTGAAATGCTCTTTTAGGACACTGCTTAGAAATTAGAGATTGAAGGAATTAATCTGAGGCACTCAGTCTCCCTCTGTCTGAGCCTCTCTGGTGTAAATAAATGACTGATGCAGTCACAGAGGTGAGGAGCCAACCCTCAATTTGTCTGTTCTCACATTgatctgatttttaaagcagtaaaaGTCACATTTTGAGTGTTCTGATGGAAGCTGGCAGGGAGCAAGGGGGCTGTGCAAGACACTTCTCAGCTTATTACTTAAGCAACCTCTGCTGATTGAGAAACTGCTCAATTTtgattcttttcttctctggtaatagggaaaagctgctgtaaacccttttttttttttttcctcaggctaTAAAAACCTGATATTGTCTAAACCCCACCCATTCAGTCTATAAAATAACACCTCATGGCATTGTCATTTTTACTGTCCTGCTAAAATTCTATAAATCTGGGCAGCGTCAGGGTCTGCTTTTATGGGaagagtcaggaaaaaaaagttggagGAAAACTTTAAATGTTGCAATTTTGATGGcttggggagaaggaaaataatactTCCACCCCAGTTAgcccctccccttcccccttaACTGTATGGTCTGGCTTAAAAAAAACTTGGATTTTGATTAATTCAGGATTTACCTTTCCTGGAAGCTGCTGTCAGATCCCACCACCCCCAAGGTGACCCTGTGCGTTTTTCCCCCTCAACACCCATCCAAAAGGGAAATATCTTGTGATGACAACCTGccagcatcccttccctcctcatCACTCCCAACCCCATCACCAACCCTCCTTCAGTCTGCAGACCCGCAGGGAGGGATCCTTGGTGGGGTCTTACCTGGATCCACGCACAggagagctcccagcaggagcaccaGGAAAGTTTTCATCTTGGAATAACCTCTCTGGGGCTGCCTCTGtgggctgggctcctcctgGGGCAGGTTATATACGCTGGGATGCCGGGCGTGCCCACGAGGTCATCCCTGAGCAGGcacctgaggagctgctggcagcaccaaGGGAGGGGTTGCTGCTCTGTGAGTTGggatatttgcttttttttttggtgcctctcctctttccctgcCGCTCTCTGGGCTCCTCTCCACCGCTGCcaccccctccttccctcctacCCTTGGGCAAAGTGCTCACAGGAGTGGAAAAAGCCCCAGATTCTTCCCAACAAGGCTGGCCTTATGCATTTCTTCAGGGCCACTGGGGTTTAGTGGCTCTccacccccagtgccaccctgagTGGAGCCATTGTGTTTAAACCCAGGACAAAATGTTCTCTGAATCAACAGCTCCGGGTATTTATCTGCCCCTGTGAGTGATACTCGTGATAACAAGGTATGTGGCAGGGAGGTATGTGAGCAAATTAAGAGTGCATTGGCCTTTCCAGGTATTGAGGAGCTCATTTGCCctcatttccatttattttctgtcaaaaagCGATGGCCAGCTCTTATTTTTGATGTTTGAAACCCGTTTCTGgatttatttgctgttttggGATGTTTCAGCTGTGGCTTGGTTCTCTCTGGGTGCTCTTgtctggcacaggctgggtATAAGTTTGGACACTTGACTCACAGCAGATGCAATGTCAACAACCCAGGCTTGCCCAAAAAATGCCACTTCTCTATCAGGGACAGGGTGAGCTCAGCCACATTCCAGCCTCCAGTGTGAATGTTTGCTCTGTGGGTTGAGCAGAGTCCCCTCCCATTCCTCACACCCTGTGACCACTTCTCAGAAAATGCCAGGGTTTATTTGTTAAACAAAACAGGGTTTATTTGTTAAATTCAacttttaattatatttttttttctcccccaggaTCTTGGGATTAGTGCTGtgaatttctttccttcagGGATTTATTCCCCTGCAGTTCAGCTCTCAGGAATTTTTCCCAAATTGAAAGGAAGGTGTGCAGGTGGATCATTTATCAGTGGCTGTGGGATGGAGGGTAGAGACTAAAACTCCTCCCCTGACTTACACCAGAGGAGAATCTGTTGCAGGAGATGATTTGACAAATCCTAATTCCTCCATGGGGATCTTAACCACTTCCACTTGCACTCTTCTGTGtaaaaaaataccttaaaaaaaaaaaatcccaacgCCTTCTTTCTGTGTCTATTGGCTTCTGACTCATAATATTTTTACAGACCatataatttatgttttatggattaaaaaaaaaatgtattttttaggCTCTGGAGTTCCTCATTCAGAGGTATTTaagctttgtttgttttggttttttaatccCTTAGGACTGTCCCTGTAGGGCTTGGCTTTTTGTGGTAAGGAAGAACAGGGCTAAGGGAGAAATAAACACTCCCTATCAAATCCACCAAGGCAtggaattaaatatttcttcaaaaaaGCATtgataaggaagaaaaactctATTTTTCCCAGTaccattatttttattctttttctaaCATCAGCCAGAAAAACTCAAAACTTGTGTTGCTGTGAGAGAATCTgacagctgagagctgctccatcccccagtCCTGCTTGCCTGAGGCTGTGTGacatcccaggaattcctgtgTTCTTACAGAAATTGTTGATTCTCACTCTTTTTTGGGACACTGAAGTGCAATTCCTGCCTGATTCCTGAAGATGGCAAACATACCCCGTGATAATTCCACAGGCATTAACACACAGTTATCCACAGGACTGagtgtaattttcttttcctgaggtTATAAAATTCCAAATTCATCTGCCTGCATGGAAAACACCATCAATTCCCTCTGGAAATCTCATGATGTCTGCAAATcccttggaatttttttttaaatactatttttgcTGCAGTTTCCTGATAGAGGCAGGTCTGGAGCTCTCTGTTTGGGAAGGGGGAAACAGGAGCTGATTATTTGCTCTATCCTGGCTCTGGATTATTTGCTCCTGCCTGGTGTCAGGCTGGGAAATGGTGATGGATCATGGTCCATGCATTGAGGAGCAGCCATTTGCTggaaatttgaggaaaaaaaagtgaaaatctgGAAAATCTGTACAGAGAGACATCAAAAGCAAGTTTCTCCAAATTCCTAGGGAAAGCTTGTAGAATGAAAAAGATCTTAGAGCCACAGGTTTATGGAATTATTTAgggtccagcctggcctgggatacttccagggatggggcagccacagcttctctgagctcTGAGTTGTTTTTGAGTTGTTTTCTCAGCATGCTCGTGCCTGTAACTCCTTTCCAGGATGTTCTGAAGTCCCTGTGTGTGGTTAAAATTGGCTCCAGAAGGAATTTTATTGGCTTTTCCACTCCTGGATGGTGATAAGAGAGAGTTGATGCTGCCTGATGTGCTGTCTGTAGAAACCAATCAGGCTGTGGGGTTGTGGGATGTTAGAGAagggattttagggatttttagGCATCCAAATGGGAATTTCTAATGGCTGTTGTTGGGAACACAACCTCAGGAATATTCAAATGTCCCAAATCAGAATGGGTGGGGAATAAATGAAGTTGAGTCAGCAGGTGGGAGTGAGGCAAATCCCATTAGAGACTTTTCTGCAAGGAGGGAAAAGTGGATCCCAAATGAGGTGTGGGACTGGACAGGCAAAATAAGAGATGGATTGGTAAGGGGAGAGAAAGATTTCAAAAGGAGATGTAGAGatgttcccagggatggatgatggatggatggatggatggatggatggatggatggtggatggatggatggatgatggatggatggatgatggatggatggatggattgatggatggatgatggatggatggatgatggatgatggatgatggatggatggatgatggatggatgatggatggttggatggatgatggatggatggatgatggaaggatggatggatgatggatggatggatgatggatggatggatgatggatggatggatgatggatggatggatggatggatggatggatggatgatggatggttggatgatggatggatgatggatggatgatggatggatggatggatggatggatgatggatggatggatgatggatggatggatggatggatggatgatggatggatggatggatgatggatggatgatggatggatggatggatgatggatggatgggtggatggatggatggatagatggatggatgaaagagtaggtttagattggatattgggaaggaattcttccttgGATGGcagtgaggccctggcacacagaagctgttccatccctggagctgtccAAGGCCACAACAGGACAACAGAATCAACCTGCTCtagtggcaggtgtccctgtccatgtcaGGAGGTTGGAGAACATCAccttgaaggtcccttcccaccaaaccattccatgattctctggAAAACACTCAGGATGTCCCATGTCTCAGCCCCAAGcatttcctccccagctcccagctgctttccacttTTCTCTGTCTTGGGATGGACATGAATGATGCtgacccagcagcaggaaaaatgcttccagctgctccagaggtgccctgggctggcagcagagagagctccagctcccacaTCTGTGGATATTTAACACTCATGGTCCACCTCCCACTCCAAGGATTTTATCCAGGTTTGCTGTTCAGATGAGCTTCAGAGCTTGGATACAAGGCTGGGATTCCTGCTGCAATTCCAGAGCCCAGCAACTGAGACTGGAGCTGCCATTAGGAGCAGGACATTGAGAGGTGCAGGAAGGTGTTTGGGTCTCTGTCCTCTGGGCTTCTCAGGGACCTTTGGCTCGAGCCTTCCTTTCTTTgtgcctctttttcctttctttgtgcctctttttcctttctttcttcctctttttcctttcttttttcctctttttcctttctttgtgcctctttttctttctttgtgcctctttttcctttctttgtgcctctttttcctttctttcttcctctttttcctttgttcctctttttcctttctttgtgcctcttttcctttctttgtgcctctttttcctttctttgttcctctttttcctttctttgtgcctctttttcttctttctttgttcctctttttcctttcttttttcctctttttcctttctttgtgtctctttttcctttctttgttcctctttttctttctttgtgcctctttttcctttctttgtgcctctttttcctttctttgttcctctttttccttcctttgtgcctcttttcctttctttgttcctcttttttcctttcttttttcctctttttcctttctttgtgcCTCTTTTTCCTCCAACACCATACAGGGCTTGGAATTCCTGCATCCCAAGCGAAGTTTTTGGGATCAGTGTGTCACCCAGCTACAGCCAGCGTGCAATACAAAAGTTTATTGAGCAAGGAGTCTGTTTGACCTTGAGTATTTCTCCAAGGGTCTGGGCACAGAGtgaaattcaggatttctggagccagcctggccagccCTGGAGGAAAAGttccccttcccatcccacacATTCCTGCTGACAGCCATGAAATCAATGCAGGGCTGCAAATAAACCTCACCACGCTGCTGATTTTGTCTGTGGAGGGAGGAGTGGATGGAGAAAAtcccaagggctgcagggatgggacattcCCATATGATGGTGCTGTTGCCACGTGGTTGGAGCCCAAACCTCTCCTGGCCTGGGAGCATCCCAAGattgtttgtttaaaaatctcAGCAACTTCAGAGCATCAAAAATGCATTTGACTctcatgttttaattttttttttaaattttttttttttttaatttggttaaTTGCTGAGCTCTTCTGCTCATAAAAGACTGGGAGTGTGGGATCCCTGCCAGGTCGATGCCTGGTGCATCCCAGGGTTGTTTgcagggagaaaggagagaattTTCCTGCACCCACACTTTGGAGTTGGGGTGAAGGGTggggagagcagcctgggctgggcccACAATGGGGTTCTGTGCTTGTTCCACCCTCACAAAAAAATTTCTGACTTTTCATTTACTGGGTATTGCATTTTCATTTGCACAAATGTGGCAAAATATTGGAAATACAGGAGGGAAATGAGAACCAGGACCCTCAACCacccctgctgcttcccagtcTGTGACTTTCcatcaggaaaattaattttcctggcCCCACAAGGAACCACAGAATATGGATGGGGAGGAACCTGGGATTTGCagtccagctgctgcaggaaaatttTAGGTGAAAGGGACTttcaagatcatccagttccaatgcctgccatgggcagggacaccttccactggaacaagttgctccaagtcctgtccaacCCTGGATTTGAATCTGGAGGGTAGAAAAgggtgaagaaattttccctaatatccaatctaaaccttccctggtaacttgaggctgtttcatCTTGCCCTATTTGGGAGAAAAGATCAATCCCCACCTCAGGAGGGTTTCAGTCCTTCTAATTTTTTCCCATGGCATCCTTGAAGTTCTCCTGAGTTGTGTCCCCCTCATGCAAAGGTTcataaaatctctttttttgtcAATCCTGTGGTCAGTCCCCAGAAGTAGTGATGATTTCTCAACATTAACAAGGTTTTAGgaaaatttttcttcccagaaggAGCTCATCTCATGGATTTGTGCAttgggaaaatgttttcttgagGGATCACTCTTGTCAGGGCTTTTCTCATGGCTTGGTTCTGAAGTTGATGACAAAATGTTAGAAAATAGGATTCTGTGGACAAAGAAGTGCTCTGCAGAAATAATAAAGTTATTTGAAGTCCAggaaggatttttggggtcaAATGCAGGTATGGAGAGTGAGATCCATCTAAACCAGTGAGTCTCCACTCAGGACAAGCAATTAAGATGCAGGAGATACAGGATCAGTCCTTTAAAGTCAGgtttcctttccctggagcagatGCTCCTCTATTTATAGAGGCAGGAATTCTGGTAACACTTGTCTTTGTCCCTCTGCTTAGAGCTGCTCCATTTTGTGTTAACTAATTACAAACTAATTGGGCCAGAGAGATCCAGTGGCGTGAAGCAATTTGATTTTGATGAATTGGCAATTTCTTACAAAAactatttcattaaaaaagttgatttttttttttttttttttttttaccctgacTGCTTTATCAAATGCTCTGATGCTTAGGACAGCAGAAGATGAGTTGCACAAACCAGGAGAGATAATGGAAATTCTGATTA
The nucleotide sequence above comes from Oenanthe melanoleuca isolate GR-GAL-2019-014 chromosome 2, OMel1.0, whole genome shotgun sequence. Encoded proteins:
- the LOC130249155 gene encoding prostate stem cell antigen-like, translated to MKTFLVLLLGALLCVDPGSSLQCYNCTTQLSNSNCMRKEECGEKDMCKTEVIRVVGLFSIISKGCDSLCREDYQDFKVGNRNISCCSSDLCNTNAAGSVSSSYGLAAGAAAGVLWTLLSSKF